Proteins co-encoded in one Halobacteriovoraceae bacterium genomic window:
- a CDS encoding efflux RND transporter permease subunit — MKNITLYFIKRPILVNFILALNFIIGGYFIYKVPKEAFPGVSMNQIVIVTKYPGASAKDVELNVTAKLEEKIAEIGNIKEYRSSSIESVSRVTIFADDNLNELQFKDLLLDVQTEVDKIDDFPSDIEGQPIITSVTTEDRPIMEIAFTGDYQHLKNILHEIENDLRKISGVSSVTMVGLPDEEINIEVDANKAQEKEIDLNSIYFAINTRNQVGTGGTLESFLSQKKIVSFNKYDKAEDVLKTVIRMSPDGQGVYLSDVAELKYRPKDEKLIVRNNGSRGATILVAIRSGVDQLKVSDQIKEYLTKVELPDGVTYKLNNDVSDNARSKFSLLKNNGLIGFVLVLILLFYFLGGKPAFWTAFGIPFSIFGSMIMFVPMGMTLNSVSMGAFVIVLGMIVDDAMVISERFDVNIEDGQSPEEAASNAVGRLWKPVLASSLTTIVAFLPLLALGGLPGKFIWQMPTVVMMALFVSLIDCYLLLPAHLAHGANKSGQYQKSKFIVFGENLYEKLLRKLIDHRYFVTLGFLGILVFSVFIGATKVRKDSFPQEASEGFTIRATLKKGYAPEKVEEIISELEKSIQNLKKNELVGYTTRIGTHSLSSLTNLGTEENLVAFMVYLTPYSDRNRTAQDIVDDIHEKHYGYYTEKGYDLEFDLMRIGPPLGEPFEIIISSNNNENRANSSLKVANFLKSIDGLSDVKDDQIEGKDEINLRLNYKKVAQAGLTPAEIIRTLRIAFDGQVVTDYSSINETYDFRLRLNKKARGDFDFVSNLPIANKRGQLIKLNTMIEYEERPSFAEIKHFNGQRSTSITGNINTEKITAVEMLKKFNENFVKDKNVKYTISGRPVEEEKIFAGLKIAAVLAVIGIYFILSLMFDSYAKPFLILTVIPFGVVGIFLSFFAHGLPISMFAGIGLIGLSGIVVNDSIVLVDHLSQRLKENGKFSIDVLIQGAKERLRPISLTTVSTILAVAPTGYAIGGYDPLLSPLSLAILYGLLFGTTVVLIFMPNMYAIGNDLGNFMKKVKGNKKVKHLSVLLIPLIIGLHTKEARAEERINIKRIVELVKDTNEFKIQNESVSQSEFGIDAVDGFLDSKLTSKLFKYSSVNYPNPPISLDSEREGYGLSFDYEKMTSFGIKLGLGVGFEDKKLGTIPDNNQFSLDAMDTVYKATIAAPLWRNFGSKEYHLNRSAAVAKKNGQTIQSKSLKDKLIIEAVTNYWSIVKLEEEREIAQNSLTRFKELHKLNITKIKSGIISKSEFLTSEVEITSREKILKDLESRIRIEKLTLESVLELKSSVVIEHDKMNASSSILSSQSNSALNLVESGLTFKQMQSNSELFDELLSIENEKTKSNVDFFVSLKSFGRGDDLSNSISENTQDKYEVFAGVTWDFDLGTKKNDSAMAAAMSQKRQADYKRDKTKLQLIKGVETLKEKVKSNKEQIVFLEKMKEQQFSILKAEKKRFENGRITTLDFVKLQEAFDRSLLQVIALNYLNEITILNLYFTVGKTDEYLKTYME; from the coding sequence ATGAAAAATATAACCCTCTATTTTATAAAAAGACCAATATTGGTAAACTTTATTTTGGCGCTCAATTTTATTATTGGTGGTTATTTCATTTATAAAGTTCCAAAAGAAGCCTTCCCCGGCGTCTCAATGAATCAGATTGTTATTGTGACTAAGTACCCTGGAGCATCAGCCAAAGATGTTGAATTGAATGTCACTGCAAAGCTTGAAGAGAAGATCGCAGAAATTGGAAATATCAAAGAATATCGTTCAAGCTCCATTGAAAGCGTATCGAGGGTCACAATCTTTGCAGACGATAATCTCAATGAGCTACAATTCAAAGATCTTTTATTAGATGTGCAAACAGAAGTTGATAAAATTGATGATTTTCCATCAGATATTGAGGGACAACCAATTATTACAAGTGTCACCACTGAAGATCGCCCAATTATGGAGATCGCCTTTACTGGCGATTATCAGCACTTAAAAAATATCTTACATGAAATAGAAAATGATCTTCGTAAAATTTCAGGTGTTTCAAGCGTAACTATGGTTGGTCTTCCAGATGAAGAAATTAACATCGAAGTGGACGCCAATAAAGCTCAGGAGAAAGAAATTGATCTTAATTCGATTTACTTTGCGATCAACACCAGAAATCAAGTCGGCACAGGTGGAACACTTGAATCTTTTTTATCTCAAAAAAAGATAGTTTCATTTAATAAATACGATAAAGCAGAAGATGTTTTGAAGACAGTGATAAGAATGTCTCCTGATGGCCAAGGAGTTTACTTAAGCGACGTCGCCGAATTAAAATACCGACCGAAAGATGAAAAGCTTATTGTTCGTAATAATGGAAGCCGTGGGGCTACAATTCTAGTGGCCATCAGAAGTGGCGTGGACCAGTTGAAAGTATCTGATCAGATTAAAGAGTATTTAACAAAAGTAGAACTCCCAGATGGTGTAACTTATAAGCTAAATAATGACGTATCTGATAATGCGAGAAGTAAGTTCTCTCTTCTCAAGAATAATGGCCTTATCGGATTTGTTCTTGTTCTTATCCTGCTCTTTTACTTCCTTGGTGGTAAACCTGCCTTCTGGACAGCGTTTGGTATACCCTTTTCCATTTTTGGAAGCATGATTATGTTTGTACCTATGGGCATGACCCTAAACTCAGTTTCAATGGGTGCATTTGTAATCGTTCTTGGGATGATTGTTGATGATGCTATGGTGATAAGCGAACGCTTCGATGTCAATATCGAAGATGGACAATCACCAGAGGAAGCAGCCAGTAATGCCGTGGGAAGACTATGGAAACCTGTGCTGGCATCATCTTTGACAACAATAGTAGCTTTTTTACCATTATTAGCTTTAGGTGGCTTACCAGGGAAATTTATTTGGCAGATGCCTACAGTCGTTATGATGGCGTTGTTTGTTTCACTCATTGACTGCTATTTATTATTACCGGCCCATCTTGCTCATGGGGCAAATAAAAGCGGGCAATATCAAAAAAGCAAATTTATCGTTTTTGGGGAGAATTTATATGAAAAATTACTCCGCAAGTTGATTGATCACCGTTATTTTGTAACGCTTGGATTCCTAGGAATTCTTGTTTTTAGTGTCTTTATCGGTGCAACGAAAGTAAGAAAAGATTCTTTTCCACAAGAGGCCTCTGAAGGATTCACAATTAGAGCAACCCTTAAAAAAGGATATGCTCCCGAAAAAGTTGAAGAAATAATCAGTGAATTAGAAAAGAGTATTCAAAATCTAAAAAAGAATGAACTTGTAGGCTACACCACTAGAATTGGTACACATAGTTTAAGTTCTCTCACAAATTTGGGAACCGAGGAGAACTTAGTTGCTTTCATGGTTTATTTAACTCCCTACAGTGATAGAAATAGAACAGCTCAAGATATTGTAGATGATATTCACGAAAAACATTACGGATATTATACTGAAAAAGGATACGATTTAGAATTTGACCTGATGAGGATCGGTCCCCCTCTTGGCGAGCCATTTGAAATAATCATTTCTTCAAATAACAATGAGAATCGGGCGAACTCCTCATTAAAAGTGGCCAATTTCTTAAAGTCTATTGATGGTCTCTCTGATGTAAAAGACGATCAAATTGAAGGAAAAGACGAGATTAATCTTAGGCTGAATTATAAAAAAGTTGCTCAAGCAGGTTTAACACCGGCAGAGATTATCAGGACTTTAAGAATTGCTTTTGATGGTCAGGTTGTCACAGATTATTCGTCAATCAATGAAACTTATGATTTTCGACTAAGATTGAACAAAAAAGCGAGAGGAGATTTTGATTTTGTTTCCAATCTTCCGATAGCAAATAAGCGTGGTCAGCTTATTAAATTAAACACGATGATTGAATATGAAGAAAGACCATCTTTTGCAGAGATTAAGCATTTTAACGGTCAGCGATCAACATCTATTACGGGAAATATAAATACCGAAAAGATTACAGCGGTTGAAATGCTCAAGAAATTTAACGAAAATTTTGTCAAAGATAAAAATGTTAAATACACAATTAGTGGACGTCCAGTAGAAGAAGAAAAAATATTTGCTGGTTTAAAAATTGCTGCGGTACTGGCGGTTATCGGAATATATTTTATCCTAAGTTTAATGTTTGATTCTTATGCAAAACCTTTTTTAATATTAACAGTAATTCCTTTTGGAGTTGTAGGAATATTTCTATCCTTTTTTGCGCATGGATTACCCATTTCGATGTTTGCAGGAATCGGTCTAATTGGTCTTTCTGGTATCGTTGTTAATGATTCTATTGTTCTTGTAGATCATTTAAGTCAACGACTAAAAGAAAATGGTAAATTCTCTATAGATGTACTTATACAGGGAGCCAAAGAGAGGCTCCGTCCAATCTCATTAACTACAGTAAGTACGATTCTTGCGGTAGCTCCAACTGGTTATGCTATTGGAGGCTATGATCCGCTATTATCTCCTTTGTCATTGGCAATATTATATGGACTATTGTTTGGAACTACAGTTGTTCTTATTTTTATGCCAAATATGTACGCAATTGGTAATGATCTAGGAAACTTTATGAAAAAGGTCAAAGGTAACAAAAAGGTAAAACATTTATCAGTTTTATTAATCCCACTCATAATTGGTTTACACACAAAAGAAGCTAGGGCCGAAGAAAGAATAAACATTAAAAGAATTGTAGAACTTGTTAAAGATACCAATGAATTTAAAATTCAAAATGAGTCTGTGAGTCAGTCTGAATTTGGTATTGATGCTGTTGATGGATTCCTCGATTCAAAACTGACTTCAAAGCTTTTTAAGTATTCCTCTGTTAACTATCCAAACCCACCGATCTCTCTTGATTCTGAAAGAGAAGGATACGGACTTAGTTTTGACTACGAAAAAATGACTTCATTTGGAATTAAACTTGGTTTGGGGGTTGGATTTGAGGATAAAAAGCTTGGAACAATTCCGGACAATAATCAATTTAGCCTTGATGCAATGGATACTGTTTATAAAGCAACTATCGCTGCTCCACTTTGGAGAAACTTTGGCAGTAAGGAATATCACTTAAACAGAAGTGCTGCCGTTGCCAAAAAGAATGGCCAAACTATTCAAAGTAAATCTTTAAAGGACAAACTAATTATCGAAGCTGTCACTAATTATTGGTCGATAGTTAAGTTAGAAGAAGAGCGAGAAATTGCTCAAAATTCACTGACACGTTTTAAAGAACTACATAAATTGAACATAACAAAAATAAAATCTGGAATCATAAGTAAATCGGAGTTCTTGACTTCTGAAGTTGAAATTACTAGTCGAGAGAAAATTTTAAAAGATTTAGAATCTAGGATAAGAATTGAGAAATTAACTCTAGAAAGTGTTTTAGAACTGAAGTCTTCTGTTGTGATCGAGCATGACAAAATGAATGCTTCAAGTTCAATTCTAAGCAGTCAAAGTAATTCTGCTCTAAATTTAGTAGAGTCAGGTCTTACATTTAAACAAATGCAAAGTAATAGTGAACTTTTTGATGAGTTGCTTTCAATTGAGAACGAAAAAACAAAATCAAACGTTGATTTTTTTGTATCTTTAAAGAGTTTTGGACGTGGTGATGATTTGAGCAACTCAATTAGTGAAAACACTCAAGATAAATACGAGGTGTTTGCTGGTGTAACTTGGGATTTTGACTTAGGAACTAAGAAAAATGATTCAGCCATGGCAGCAGCGATGAGTCAAAAAAGGCAAGCAGACTATAAGAGAGATAAGACTAAGCTTCAACTTATAAAGGGTGTAGAGACTCTGAAAGAGAAAGTAAAATCCAATAAAGAACAGATTGTATTTCTCGAAAAGATGAAAGAGCAGCAATTCAGCATTTTAAAAGCTGAAAAGAAAAGGTTTGAAAATGGCAGAATTACAACATTAGACTTTGTAAAGCTACAAGAGGCTTTTGATCGAAGCTTATTGCAAGTTATTGCTCTTAATTATTTAAATGAAATAACCATACTTAATCTATATTTTACTGTTGGTAAGACGGATGAATATTTAAAGACATACATGGAGTAA
- a CDS encoding LysM peptidoglycan-binding domain-containing protein, with protein sequence MIEVRPSSFYKIYEVQPGDTLSQIIADHFSYDDLPHSPHLNWSEINYLIDIVLHNNPHIKDPNRIQPWQMIDLATYKKKHSEIYTNAHHALMKNIFRHIPIGMSHIMNRNQGGIDLLALVISGSVSATDGVAKVYIKAMERFADFVNQGGYTFKGSSNNLVAMLQDVWDKGPIKKEINAMNDLLIAQIKGLNYKGYINPLKKHLVFPNTFAPRKAVRYAENAVKHLGKARTVAFGTSYVIEPALGVFRVYKAKDGEKVKVAFEQTGGVVIGALASNVAAWGVCTVTFSLPSGLTSAFFCVGVVSFFAGAAGSYGGSEVGGKIYEKLEGVLY encoded by the coding sequence ATGATCGAAGTGAGACCAAGTAGTTTTTATAAAATTTATGAGGTTCAGCCTGGAGATACCCTATCTCAAATTATCGCAGATCACTTTTCATATGATGACTTGCCTCATAGTCCGCATCTTAATTGGTCTGAAATAAATTATCTCATCGATATTGTACTCCATAATAATCCTCATATAAAAGACCCTAATAGAATACAACCCTGGCAAATGATAGATCTTGCCACTTATAAGAAAAAACATTCTGAAATTTATACCAATGCTCATCACGCATTAATGAAGAATATATTTAGACATATACCAATAGGAATGTCACATATTATGAACAGAAATCAGGGTGGTATAGATTTGCTTGCTCTTGTTATTTCTGGATCGGTATCAGCAACAGATGGTGTAGCAAAAGTATATATTAAAGCTATGGAGAGGTTTGCTGATTTTGTAAACCAAGGCGGTTATACATTTAAAGGTTCTAGCAATAATCTAGTAGCAATGCTTCAGGACGTTTGGGATAAGGGTCCAATTAAGAAAGAAATAAATGCGATGAATGACCTTCTTATCGCTCAAATCAAGGGACTAAATTATAAAGGGTATATTAATCCTTTGAAAAAACACCTAGTTTTTCCTAATACATTTGCACCCAGAAAAGCTGTAAGATATGCTGAAAATGCCGTAAAACATCTTGGGAAAGCTAGGACGGTGGCATTTGGTACAAGTTATGTAATTGAACCAGCTCTAGGGGTTTTTAGAGTTTATAAGGCAAAAGATGGTGAGAAAGTTAAAGTTGCTTTTGAACAGACAGGTGGAGTTGTTATTGGAGCTTTAGCTTCAAATGTTGCTGCTTGGGGTGTGTGTACGGTTACTTTTTCATTGCCTTCTGGTCTAACAAGTGCCTTTTTCTGTGTCGGTGTGGTTTCGTTTTTTGCTGGAGCGGCTGGAAGTTATGGAGGGTCAGAGGTTGGAGGTAAAATTTATGAGAAATTAGAGGGGGTTCTGTATTGA
- a CDS encoding DUF1971 domain-containing protein, with amino-acid sequence MKELPENVNVYKRTPDFNQETIPTGLLKAHTTKEGTWGKICVTKGKLLYTIETGQQESIELTPEKFGVVEPQVPHHVEALGEVEFHVEFLK; translated from the coding sequence ATGAAAGAATTACCAGAAAATGTAAATGTATATAAACGCACTCCTGATTTTAATCAAGAAACCATCCCTACTGGATTATTGAAGGCCCACACAACGAAAGAAGGAACTTGGGGAAAAATTTGCGTCACCAAAGGGAAATTACTATATACAATTGAGACAGGGCAACAGGAGTCAATTGAACTAACGCCCGAGAAATTTGGAGTTGTGGAGCCACAAGTCCCACATCATGTTGAAGCTTTAGGAGAAGTTGAGTTTCATGTGGAGTTTTTAAAATGA
- a CDS encoding recombinase family protein, whose product MAVTDCVWPKTSILDAIKLHDLSKDQGTQMLRVKYGEMLVKGQIVSSPKEQKIIKLIMKLHDEGLSFRQIAKHLNDKKIKSKKGGQWDKSVVTTIVRRQQEEEK is encoded by the coding sequence GTGGCCGTGACCGACTGCGTTTGGCCAAAAACCTCAATCTTAGATGCTATTAAACTTCACGATCTGAGCAAGGATCAGGGCACTCAAATGCTTCGGGTGAAGTACGGGGAAATGCTTGTCAAAGGCCAGATTGTTTCAAGCCCTAAGGAGCAAAAGATCATAAAGCTTATTATGAAGCTTCATGATGAGGGCCTATCATTCCGCCAGATCGCCAAACACTTAAACGATAAAAAAATAAAAAGTAAAAAAGGAGGCCAATGGGACAAGTCTGTCGTGACTACCATTGTCCGCCGCCAACAGGAGGAAGAGAAATGA
- a CDS encoding MarR family transcriptional regulator: MSNKIINSPIERTTRKLFSMVIERLAVVISKESLSFSQVAALHIIDREGFININDISNKLNLSVSATSRMIDELVKKEFVERKEDPKNRRVKILSLSPNGENFMNNLSIERVKIIRQSANLIAEKVKLKIIKNSKGEKK, translated from the coding sequence ATGAGTAACAAAATAATAAATTCACCAATTGAACGTACCACCAGAAAACTATTTAGTATGGTTATTGAACGCCTGGCCGTTGTCATTAGCAAAGAGAGCTTAAGCTTCTCTCAGGTCGCCGCTCTTCACATTATAGATCGAGAGGGGTTCATTAACATTAATGACATTTCAAACAAACTCAATCTCTCAGTGTCTGCGACTAGCAGGATGATTGATGAACTTGTTAAAAAAGAATTTGTTGAAAGAAAAGAAGATCCAAAAAATCGAAGAGTTAAAATTTTATCGCTTTCGCCAAATGGTGAAAACTTTATGAACAACCTCAGTATCGAAAGAGTGAAAATAATAAGGCAATCAGCCAATTTGATAGCAGAAAAAGTAAAATTAAAAATAATCAAAAACAGCAAAGGGGAAAAAAAATGA